From a region of the Rouxiella sp. S1S-2 genome:
- the argO gene encoding arginine exporter ArgO translates to MFSTFLQGMMLSAAMILPIGPQNAFVMNQGIRRQYHLMIAGLCAASDIALICAGIFGGSALLDNYPTLLFIVSWGGVAFLLWFGWGAFRTAMAANPLQVEATVMAKSRWRIVVSMMAVTWLNPHVYLDTFVVLGSLGGRLASDERSWFALGAVLSSTLWFFGLAMLAALLSPWLNKGKTQRAINTVVGLVMWGIALQLALQNLHF, encoded by the coding sequence ATGTTTTCGACATTCTTACAGGGAATGATGCTGAGTGCCGCGATGATTTTGCCGATCGGTCCGCAAAATGCGTTTGTGATGAATCAGGGTATCCGCCGCCAATATCATCTGATGATTGCGGGGCTTTGTGCAGCCAGCGATATTGCCCTGATTTGCGCCGGAATTTTTGGCGGCAGTGCGCTGCTCGACAACTATCCCACGCTGCTGTTTATTGTGAGCTGGGGCGGCGTGGCTTTTCTGCTGTGGTTTGGCTGGGGCGCTTTTCGTACCGCCATGGCGGCTAACCCGCTGCAGGTTGAAGCCACAGTGATGGCAAAAAGCCGCTGGCGGATTGTGGTGAGTATGATGGCGGTAACCTGGCTTAATCCGCACGTTTACCTTGACACCTTTGTGGTTCTGGGTAGCCTCGGTGGGCGTCTTGCCAGCGATGAGCGCTCGTGGTTTGCATTAGGGGCGGTACTTTCTTCAACGCTGTGGTTTTTTGGCCTGGCGATGTTAGCCGCGCTGCTCTCTCCTTGGTTAAACAAAGGAAAAACCCAGCGGGCGATTAACACCGTTGTGGGATTGGTGATGTGGGGCATAGCCCTGCAGCTGGCGCTACAGAACCTGCATTTCTGA